One part of the Euwallacea similis isolate ESF13 chromosome 30, ESF131.1, whole genome shotgun sequence genome encodes these proteins:
- the Dlg5 gene encoding disks large homolog 5 isoform X3 — protein MASNTDGGAGSSNALSRSFANRDYDPYKQPFEINSNELSSSRRRCDHDLDYYREQHRAVMNQLEVSSQDSASLRTKYNELLAENKQLRDDNQRLLSELTEQNGNASDALYMSHTQALSKLEVAQDENARLLKQCEVLGQERGSAQRDVQGLKQQLVKLCKDYAKFREAHQKLQQQYEDSVNMTIKANKDIKRLTDERNATMAEYTLIMSERDTVHKEMEKLSDDLSQAKKKLKILDVDNKELQEAKRGMSYQLESLKREIASALHERDKALKECNDLREKFGELGATSEDGRLLLGDQMKKSRGRLIDSLGTLGEGGGRKEHLRDDSRSICQRQRLENLDQANQELESLRKSLDKAQAELAESRQEAEVSKGRRDWAFSERDKIVLERESIRTLCDNMRKERDRAVSELAESLRESDAIKKQRNELVKESKALREALEAHIERESRLSQSNIEEQQHACGHTEVIQLDLTNSDEEALEFAGGRDFPGDGSVYIASVSPGSSAIGKFFPHDRILRVNDVDCSQASLRMVTEAIRSSMPAAHVLVRRTRCARNEIRSTGEKVAKWIHTARLAPGCHGLALKMGVYINRISDGSLAARDKSLTVGDRVLRINDKSMDDIESVREAMQVLNDESADVINITTLKMSYPECPNVFTPVRRNKKENRSSQTEDWLSQSDYKYGNQEKNSGAWLKEKFDLMRGPWRHSKEDKKKHRNSSPNPIDFGHEQVIAELDSVLDSYHHTDTIKRSSVVPKRHLSSTKEEKNNGGTWPKARATAVLTSGGGTVVTRSKERPPLSILAQPKDTQEYYRKSTPISLVSQSSGNRHSVYKSVDTSHHFGMPAADSFEIVNRVGTTNRHSVNMNSDNSLDMPVQRLYEKDVMNYYKKNSRLGVSKYGSDSERDIILGASHDSGASHSRGPSQLFVPQRMHYPYHPHPHPHINYSRESFNFEPYQHNHSPSVDAGTRRRPDLLETGGTYPRNPRNREQRFRVPSNPSVTSKVSTGSIERGSSERGSPMPIFHVEVLSSPGDHSSQSNSAKDYCPWGHKPLPGELRRVHIDKSNEPLGIQIADTGGIFVSTVAEGSLASRVGLQIGDQLLEVCGINMRNATYNLAANVLMQCGNSITLLVQYSPEKFREMTEGVASLSGTSSNEDEDEEEEEEGEGDATPCNSPKEVRKTPSMQNKPSPLMILQRQGVPSVNSTRGSVEEPRYLCIETLKTSNLGISLVGGNAAGIFIHSVQSDSLAYHAGLRTGDQILEYNDTDLRAATAEEAAYELAKPADKVTVLAHYRIDKYKEIKDSPGDSLYVRCGFDRSGNELTDPPQLTFNKDDVLYVDNTMFNGVPGQWRAWRLDSEGHRQQCGVIPSKYKVEEEVLLRRGGGGDASESRSTATARRSFFRRKKHQRGSSGSSGLGSSSSRDSRELASFCNLSPGWYSDSGSLHEDLSQLSYERVERLQYPEFRPVLVLGPLAECVADKLVSDFPEKFQRPVPDTRRCTQAQLDRELEDDLIIEYRRRGSCYECITVQAVKGIANAQLHCMMDCSIASVQRLRRLQINPMVLLIKFKSTKQIKEVKDARYSLDKLSGKAAKEMFEHGHKLEAEYRHLVTAVVSAGANIAHVCAQVKAAVELEHRKSQWVPVGSGH, from the exons ATGGCTTCCAACACTGATGGAGGGGCTGGGAGCAGCA ACGCCCTCTCCAGAAGTTTTGCAAACAGAGATTATGACCCATATAAGCAACCTTTTGAGATTAACAGCAATGAATTGAGCAGTTCAAGAAGGCGCTGTGATCAT GATCTCGATTACTACCGAGAACAACACAGAGCTGTAATGAACCAGCTGGAGGTTTCCAGCCAAGATTCGGCCTCGTTGCGTACTAAATACAACGAGCTTTTGGCAGAAAACAAACAGTTGCGGGACGACAATCAGCGCTTGTTGAGCGAGCTCACGGAACAAAATGGAAATGCTTCAGATGCCCTGTACATGTCTCATACTCAAGCTTTATCCAAACTGGAAGTGGCACAAGATGAAAATGCACGATTGCTGAAACAATGCGAAGTTTTAG GACAAGAAAGAGGATCCGCCCAGCGAGACGTGCAAGGACTCAAGCAGCAGCTGGTGAAGTTGTGCAAAGATTACGCAAAATTTAGAGAGGCCCATCAGAAACTTCAGCAGCAATACGAGGATTCTGTTAATATGACGATTAAAGCGAATAAGGATATCAAGCGATTGACCGACGAAAGAAATGCAACGATGGCGGAGTATACTCTTATTATGAGTGAGAG GGACACGGTGCATaaggaaatggaaaaactcAGCGATGACTTGTCGCAAGCgaagaaaaaacttaaaatccTAGATGTCGATAATAAAGAATTGCAAGAGGCCAAACGCGGAATGAGCTACCAACTCGAATCGTTGAAAAGAGAAATTGCTAGTGCTTTGCATGAAAGGGATAAG GCTCTTAAAGAATGCAACGATCTACGCGAAAAATTCGGCGAATTGGGAGCTACTTCGGAAGATGGCCGTCTTTTGTTAGGCgaccaaatgaaaaaaagtcgTGGACGATTAATTGATAGTTTAGGAACATTGGGTGAGGGCGGTGGAAGGAAGGAACATTTGCGGGACGACTCCCGTTCCATCTGCCAGAGGCAGCGACTGGAAAATTTGGATCAAGCAAATCAAGAACTGGAATCTCTTAGGAAAAGTCTCGATAAGGCACAAGCTGAATTGGCGGAATCT aGACAAGAAGCGGAAGTTTCCAAGGGCAGAAGAGATTGGGCTTTCTCCGAACGGGACAAGATCGTGCTTGAGCGGGAAAGCATTCGCACTTTGTGTGATAATATGCGAAAAGAACGGGATAGGGCTGTTTCAGAATTGGCGGAATCTTTGAGAGAGTCTGATGCTATTAAGAAGCAACGTAATGAATTAGTGAAGGAGAGCAAG GCTTTACGCGAAGCCTTAGAAGCTCACATCGAACGGGAAAGCCGACTATCCCAATCAAATATCGAAGAACAACAGCATGCCTGCGGGCACACGGAAGTTATTCAGTTAGATCTGACAAATTCCGACGAAGAGGCATTAGAATTCGCTG GTGGAAGAGATTTTCCAGGCGATGGATCAGTTTATATTGCCTCGGTATCACCTGGCTCATCGGCTATCGGGAAGTTTTTCCCTCATGACCGGATTCTGCGCGTGAACGATGTGGACTGCAGTCAAGCTTCCTTGCGCATGGTCACTGAAGCAATCCGATCCAGTATGCCGGCGGCTCATGTTTTAGTGCGTAGAACTCGCTGTGCAAGAAATGAAATTCGGTCCACCGGCGAAAAGGTTGCTAAATGGATCCATACTGCTCGACTGGCTCCAG GTTGTCACGGTCTCGCGTTGAAAATGGGTGTCTACATAAATCGAATTAGTGATGGCAGCCTGGCAGCACGCGACAAGAGTTTGACCGTAGGCGATCGGGTATTGCGCATCAACGACAAATCTATGGACGACATTGAAAGCGTGCGCGAAGCCATGCAAGTGCTGAATGACGAGAGTGCCGATGTCATCAACATCACGACTCTTAAGATGAGTTATCCCGAGTGTCCCAATGTTTTTACTCCTGTTAGGAGGAACAAGAAAGAAAATAGAAGCTCACAG acTGAGGACTGGTTGAGTCAAAGTGATTACAAGTACGGCAACCAAGAGAAGAACAGCGGCGCTTGGCTTAAGGAAAAATTCGATCTCATGCGAGGTCCCTGGAGACATTCTAAAGAAGACAAGAAAAAGCATCGAAACAGTTCGCCTAATCCCATCGATTTTGGTCATGAACAA GTTATTGCAGAATTAGATTCGGTCTTGGACAGCTATCACCACACTGATACCATAAAGCGGTCCTCAGTCGTACCAAAAAGGCATTTGTCATCTacaaaagaagagaaaaataacGGCGGCACGTGGCCTAAGGCACGGGCCACTGCAGTACTAACATCAG GAGGTGGAACTGTGGTGACCCGCAGTAAAGAGCGTCCCCCTTTGAGTATTCTGGCTCAGCCGAAAGATACCCAAGAATATTACCGAAAATCAACGCCCATTTCCTTGGTGTCTCAGTCGTCTGGCAACCGTCACTCAGTATACAAGAGCGTGGACACCAGCCATCATTTTGGTATGCCGGCTGCCGATTCGTTTGAAATCGTTAATCGAGTTGGCACCACTAATCGGCACAGCGTCAACATGAATTCGGATAATAGTCTCGATATGCCGGTGCAGCGCCTTTATGAGAAGGATGTCATGAACTATTATAAGAAGAACAGTCGATTGG GGGTGAGCAAATACGGATCAGATTCCGAACGTGACATTATTCTCGGAGCCTCTCATGACAGTGGCGCGTCTCATTCGCGCGGCCCAAGCCAACTGTTCGTTCCACAGAGGATGCACTATCCATATCACCCTCATCCCCATCCACACATTAACTACTCGAGGGAAAGTTTTAATTTCGAGCCGTATCAACACAACCACAGTCCTTCGGTGGATGCGGGCACCAGGCGGAGACCCGATTTATTGGAAACCGGAGGTACCTATCCTAGAAATCCGAGAAATCG GGAACAGCGATTTCGTGTCCCCTCCAATCCTAGTGTGACTTCCAAAGTCAGCACAGGTAGCATAGAGCGTGGCAGTTCTGAAAGAGGCAGCCCCATGCCGATTTTTCACGTAGAGGTTTTAAGCAGCCCAGGTGACCATTCGTCTCAATCTAATTCCGCTAAAGATTACTGTCCTTGGGGCCACAAACCACTACCGGGCGAGCTACGCAGAGTTCACATAG ATAAATCGAACGAGCCTTTGGGCATCCAGATCGCAGATACTGGAGGCATTTTTGTATCCACTGTGGCCGAAGGCAGTTTGGCCAGCCGCGTTGGTCTGCAAATAGGCGATCAATTGTTAGAAGTCTGCGGTATTAACATGCGCAACGCTACATATAATTTGGCTGCCAATGTTCTGATGCAGTGCGGGAATTCCATCACTTTGTTGGTTCAATATAGTCCGGAGAAATTCCGCGAG ATGACTGAAGGCGTGGCATCTCTTTCTGGCACATCTTCGAATGAAGACGAAGACGAAGAGGAAGAGGAGGAAGGTGAAGGAGACGCTACTCCCTGCAATTCTCCGAAGGAGGTCAGAAAGACTCCTTCAATGCAGAATAAACCGTCTCCTTTGATGATTTTACAGCGACAGGGTGTACCCAGCGTAAATAGCACAAG GGGGTCCGTTGAGGAGCCTCGCTATTTGTGCATTGAAACAttgaaaacatcaaatttGGGAATCTCTTTGGTCGGAGGGAACGCTGCTGGCATATTTATTCACTCAGTACAATCTGATTCTTTGGCTTATCATGCGGGATTACGAACTGGCGATCAGATATTGGAGTATAACGACACGGACTTGCGAGCCGCGACAGCGGAAGAAGCGGCTTACGAACTAGCTAAACCTGCAGACAAAGTTACTGTGTTGGCACATTACAGGATCGATA AATATAAGGAGATTAAAGACAGTCCCGGTGATAGTTTGTACGTCCGTTGCGGATTTGATCGCAGTGGAAACGAGTTGACGGATCCTCCACAGTTAACCTTCAATAAAGATGACGTTTTATACGTGGACAATACGATGTTCAACGGAGTGCCAGGACAGTGGCGGGCATGGAGATTAGATAGCGAGGGGCATCGGCAACAATGCGGCGTGATACCCAGCAAATATAAG GTAGAAGAAGAAGTGCTGCTGCGCAGAGGAGGCGGTGGAGACGCATCTGAAAGTCGCAGCACGGCTACCGCCAGACGTAGTTTTTTTAGAAGGAAGAAACATCAGCGTGGAAGCAGTGGCTCTTCGGGATTGGGGTCGTCTAGTTCTCGCGATTCCAGAGAATTAGCcagtttttgcaatttatcgCCCGGGTGGTACTCTGATAGCG GCTCCTTACACGAGGATTTATCTCAACTGTCCTATGAACGAGTTGAACGTCTTCAATATCCAGAATTTCGCCCCGTACTCGTTTTAGGTCCCCTCGCGGAATGTGTAGCTGACAAATTGGTGTCTGATTTCCCGGAAAAATTTCAGAGACCAGTTCCCGATACACGCAGATGCACTCAAGCACAACTAGACAg GGAATTGGAAGACGATCTCATCATCGAATATCGACGTAGAGGCTCGTGTTACGAGTGCATCACCGTGCAGGCTGTCAAAGGAATCGCCAATGCGCAACTACACTGTATGATGGACTGTTCAATTGCCAGTGTCCAACGGCTGAGGAGACTGCAAATCAATCCGATGGTGTTGCTAATTAAATTCAAGAGCACAAAGCAAATTAAGGAGGTTAAAGATGCCAG GTACAGTTTGGATAAACTGTCGGGTAAAGCCGCCAAGGAGATGTTTGAGCACGGTCATAAGTTAGAAGCTGAATACCGGCATTTGGTGACCGCAGTGGTGTCTGCTGGTGCAAATATTGCACATGTTTGCGCTCAAGTCAAAGCAGCCGTTGAATTGGAACACCGGAAAAGCCAGTGGGTTCCCGTAGGTTCCGGTCATTAA